The sequence below is a genomic window from Ignavibacteriales bacterium.
TATAGCTCAAATATAATCCTGCTGAATTTTTAGGATTATTTATTATATCCAAGTTTATAACTTTATCTACCTCCGGATTTGATTTTAAAATAAAACCTGCAAATACATTATAAATAAGTTGCAAATCATCATTAAATGATCCCTTTACTTGATCAATAAATTCATCGATTAAAATAACATTTCCCATTCGACTTGACATTTTTAATCCTGATATTTTAACTAAACCTAAACCAATATGTCTTGTATTTGGAAAAAGTTTTTTAAGAATTTCAAAATGATTACTTTGCTCTTTTCCTGTCAAATAAAGTGTTGGTGCATTTAGTAGTTCAGCAAGTGAAACATCCTGATAAAAATATGATGTTTGCCCATTGCTTTTTATTCCCACAATTTTTTCTGCACCTATTTCAAAAATTTGTGTCCCTTCATAATCTCCTGAACCGTTTTTCAGTAAATTACCCCCGTATTTAACTTCCGAAGCCATAAAAGATTTGTCCGCAATAAATTGGAAGTATTTTTGATAATTATTTAAGGATAACACTGCATCTTCTGTTTTCACTTCCCCTTCCAAAGTGTCTCCATAAATGCTAACTGTTTTTTTGCATACTCCAAGTGATTTGAATGATTTGCTAATAACTAGATTTGAGAAATGGCCGATATGTAATTTCTTATTCAAATTGGGACTAAATCCATCCATCCATTCAAATTGTTCTGCATCTAAAAAAATGTCTGAAAGCTTTATTCCACTTGGAATATTAATGTTAGTGTATTTATCTGCTGAACTTATGTGAAATGAATTGTTATTAATCCATACTTGAACGTCATTATCTGGTTCTCCATAAACGCAAAGTTCAAAACCATTACTAATTAATTTCGGAACTACTTTTATTTTATTTATGTCTATTTTCATGATACCAAACTAAATTTTGTAAACTTTGTTATCTAAATTAAAAACGATTTACTATTTTTAGCCATTGCTAATTTAATAATACTCGAGAACACTTAATGAACAAACCGCGTCTTTCCTTCTGGCAAATCTGGAATATGAGTTTCGGATTTCTTGGCATTCAATTCGGATTCGCTCTTCAAAATGCAAATGTAAGTAGAATATTTGAAACTCTAGGAGCAAGCATCGATTCAATTCCAATTCTTTGGATAGCCGCACCAGTTACAGGACTAATTGTTCAGCCAATCATAGGACATTGGAGTGACAGAACCTGGAACAAACTTGGACGAAGACGACCATTCTTTTTAGTTGGAGCTTTGCTTGCATCAGCGGCAATTATTTTTATGCCAAACTCTCCAACACTTTGGGTAGCCGCCGGAATGCTTTGGATTATGGATGCATCAATAAATATTTCAATGGAACCTTTTAGAGCATTTGTTGGAGATATGCTGCCTTCGGAACAGCGGACTGTTGGGTTTTCTATGCAAAGTTTTTTTATTGGAATTGGCGCAATCGTTGCTTCCGCTTTACCGTATATGATGACAAACTGGTTTGGTATTGCAAATACTGCAGCAGCTGGAGAAATCCCTGACTCAGTTAAGTTCTCATTCTACATTGGCGGTGCAGTTTTTCTGTTTGCAGTGCTCTACACTGTATTTTCAACAAAAGAATATTCACCTGAAGAATTAAAAAAGTTTACTGATGAAGAAAAGAAATTATCTCAATCAAAAACTTCTATTAGCAATTTAATTTCAGCAACATCATTTAACAAAAATGGTTTGATCTGGATTTTTGTTGGATTTGTTGGTTCTGCAATCCTTCACTTTGTGCTGCACGAAAATGATTTTGGACTTTATGTTTTATTTGTTGGTTCAATCATTTTTGGATTACTTCAGATAATGGCTGGATTTTTTACAAATCAAAATAAAACTACTGGTGGATTGGTTTCTATCTTAAATGATCTTTACAATATGCCAAAGACGATGAAACAGCTTGCAGTTGTTCAATTCTTTTCCTGGTTTGCTTTATTTGCAATGTGGATTTATACAACTCCTGCAGTAACACATCATATTTATGGTGCAACCGATCCTTCTT
It includes:
- a CDS encoding MFS transporter; this encodes MNKPRLSFWQIWNMSFGFLGIQFGFALQNANVSRIFETLGASIDSIPILWIAAPVTGLIVQPIIGHWSDRTWNKLGRRRPFFLVGALLASAAIIFMPNSPTLWVAAGMLWIMDASINISMEPFRAFVGDMLPSEQRTVGFSMQSFFIGIGAIVASALPYMMTNWFGIANTAAAGEIPDSVKFSFYIGGAVFLFAVLYTVFSTKEYSPEELKKFTDEEKKLSQSKTSISNLISATSFNKNGLIWIFVGFVGSAILHFVLHENDFGLYVLFVGSIIFGLLQIMAGFFTNQNKTTGGLVSILNDLYNMPKTMKQLAVVQFFSWFALFAMWIYTTPAVTHHIYGATDPSSELYNQGADWVGVLMAVYNGFAAVMAFVIMWVAKITNRKTVHMISLIIGGISFASFYFIKDPNLLLVSELGIGLAWASILAMPYAILAGSLPAEKMGVYMGIFNFFIVIPQITAAAILGFFVKNIVGGEAIYALLLGGASMIIAGLFTLIVDDVD